The nucleotide window attactctcttacGACAACTcactccacacactttgcttatttaatgccaacgtactcactttATTTCAATCCTTGCCTAATTTCGCCACTAACCTCtcttccatgtcctgcctctggcctggaacgtcctccatTTTCATaatcgacagaaaattactcttccaaccttcaaagccttagtgaaggtatATCTCTTCCAAagggcctcccctgactaaaccctcatttcctctatgctccttcccttctgcgttaccctgacttgctgttTTTATTCACCAAGCCTCGCCAAGCAACACAGTAcagcaaatatgtatatatctggaatttatttgtattaatgtccatctccccctctagactgtaaacgcgtgagtaaggaatgtgtctgttatattgttgttttgtactctcccaagcccttagctcagtgctctgttcaaagtaagtgctcaataaaaacgattgttcGATAGAGGTGAACAtctgtgtcttctgactctcaagccatatACCTCAGCGCCTTGGACAATTCCCACGTCCCCCGCTTCTAGATCCAGCACTGGCTAGTGTGGAATCAGAGGGACAGAAATACTCCAGTGATATTCAAGAAAGCAACATAAAGATGTTCTCTTGATACTCTAGATAATATCTCGGAAACAGAGTGCTAGGTGTAGCCCAAACTTCTGACCCAAAACAGACCGTCACTTTAGAACAAATGGAAGAACatggaaaggagggaaaacatgtaCATTTTCCTGGAAAATTTGCTGGGGATAATTTTGGGCTGTCAGATGcgtccctctcccccgccccttaTCCCAGGATAAACCGAGTGTCTCTGCCCCTCCTTTGTGAAGAACCTAGCCAGGGGTCTCCAGGCTGAGTCTCAGCACCCCTCACCTCGCCTTTGTGGTCTGAGCATCTGTTTCTGCTCTCCATTTTGTTTCCTAAGGGCTCCATTCTCTGTCTTCTGCAATCGTGGTTAACAGCATAGATTCATTAGTGCTCCTGAGCACGTCTTCCTGCAGCTCAGCTGTGGCTCCTGGCCCCGGTTTCTCCAGAGCCTATTCCAAACAGAGCAGATAAAACCAGCCTGACCCTCGACTTTCAGGGTCCCTCGCCTCCCTGCTCAGTTGCGTAGGGACTCCTTCATCCAGACAAACCATCATCCAGACAAACCATTGTCCACCctgatgatccagacagcagggaTATGGCCCCAAATGCATCAGCTGGCAGAGTTTCCCAGGGTTCTGGATGAGTTCTGGGGAAAACCGGCCGGGAGTTCTCCCTTGGAAGATCGTGAGAGAGATTCACCCCGCGCCCCCACCCACCACGCTGAGATTTTAGTTGGGTGAGGTACAGACTGCTTCCCGTGTGTCTAAGAGGGTGAAACACAAAATGCTCGTTCTGTCTTTATGCCGAGTAAAAGTCCCGAGAAAGCCCTCAGAAAGCGTGGGAAAATTGTGTGGTCTTCATTTGACACGAGAaatattttccctttcttctaccTGTCGTTCTGCAGGTTATAGATCTGAATGTTCTGTCGGTGCACTCATCATCCAAAgagtaaattaattaatcaatatatttattttagAACCTACTCttaactagtcaatcaatcaagccatagaATTGACTAAGCTCCTAATTGATTGGTGCAGAGCACGATTCCgagttcttaggagagtaaagcagagttagTGAGTCCGGAACTGtgtgacagaaggacctggggtcctaCTAGGCTCAGCCATTTCTTTGTTGTTCTGACCTGTGATGTGTTTGGGGAATGTCTttgttattgttatgttgtagtcttccaagcccttagtacagtactctgcaaacagtaagcactcataaatacaactgaatgaattgaacgactgaatgaaggaagggagagagcaggggttcaCTGCTTCTGGCCTCTCCACCTGGGTTACAGGCTGCTTCCGTGCCagccctccacttcctctctccatTCTGCTGCATCAACAGGGTCTAGTCAACGAGAACAAGCAACCATGGGGAACGGCACGGGGGTGACAGAGTTCATTTTCGTGGGGCTCACCGATGACCCCCAGCTGCAGGCTCCActcttcttcgtcctcttcctcacctatGCCTTAAGCGTCACCGGGAATCTGACCCATCGTCACCCTCACCTGCTGGACTCCCACCTCCGcaccccccatgtacttcttcctgtgcAGCTTTTCCTTGCTGGAGATCGCCTTCACGTCCGCCTGCATTCCCAGGTTCCTAGTCACCATCGTCACTGGAGGACAAAAACATTTCCTTTTCCAGCTGCTTCACTCAACTGTTCTTCATCATCTTCCTGGGGGTGgacggagttcttcctcctggccgcaaTGTCCTATGAACCGCTACGTCGCAATCTGCCGGCCCGCTGCACTACAAGACCGTCATGAGCGGGGGCTTCTGCGCCCTGCTGGTCCTCTGCTGCGGGCTGGCTGGGTTCCTGGTCGTCTTTCCACCAGTCATCATTCTCCTGCATCATGATTTCTGCTCCTCCAATATCATCAACCACTTCATCTGTGATTCTTCTCCCATGCTACAGctctcctgctctgacacccgGTTCTTGGAGCTAATGGCTTTCCTCTTGGCCTTGGGGACGCTCTTGGTCACCCTGGCTCTGGTGACCGCGTCCTACACAGCCATCATTCGCGCCATCCTGAGACTTCCCTCCgctcagcagaggagaaaggccttttccacttGCTCCTCCCACGTgatcgtggtctccatcacatacggcagttgcatcttcatgtacatcaaacCGTCTGCCAAGGCCAGGGTGGAACTGACCAAGGTGGTGGCGGTGCTCAACACTTCCAttgcccccatgctgaaccccttcatttaCACCCTGAGAAACGAACAGGTCAAGCAAGCATTAAGGGCCCTGGTGCAACGGATTGTATTTTCCTCTAGGAAGTGAGGGCTCATCTATGATAAAATACCccaggaaaatctgcaggagtcgTAAAAGATCGACCACAGGGACTCGGTGCCTCCACATTAgcctaatgcttcatctgctgCCAGACGAGGAGGAACTCGCCGTTCTCCAGTCATCTGTGTGCCCCTGCACCCGTcgtcctggaaatccctcccttgcCCAGGGCTTCCCTGCTACCCTAACCCTTCTGCCCTCGACCATTCAGAGGTCAATGTTGCCCTTCCCCTCCACGTGATAGAGACGTTCCGAAGTTTATTCTGCAGGTGGCTGCCAAAGCTGATGGAGTACCACAGCTCCCTCATCTTTCATAcctgccagaccacaactctctgcCGTtataaaacccttctgaaatatcacttcctccaggagttctAGAGTTCTACCCCATTTAATTTTCCTCTTTACTTAGGACTCACCCTcctaactaccacctcagcattaTTCAATTCCAACAACCCATAGCACTTCTTGTTCATATCAATTTAATCTCTCCCAATTAATGTCACTTCATCTTAAATTGAGCCAACTCTAGCACAGATAACTTTATTTTAAAACCATCTTCAGCAATTGTACATTCATCTTTATTCAACCGTGTATTCGATTATTAATCTGGTAATTCTagtggtaaattattattatttctattattattgctaatatcgGTTACTGTTTGactgttttttaataataatgctgacattcacttagcgcttactatgagcaaagcactgtcctaagcgctgggggggggaatacaaggtgatcaggttgtcccacgtgggactcacagtcttaatcctcatttcacagatgaggtaactgaggcccagagaagttaagtgacttgcccaaagtcccacagatgacaattggtggagccgggatttgaacccatgaccgctgactccaaagcccgtgcacttaccactgagccacgctgcttctctgcttcctcttgTATGTGTTgatgctttactgtgtgccaaacactgtactaaacagaagGATAAGTACACAGACTAACAAGTCAGATGCAGTTCCCTGTTCCTcattaagctcacagtctaaattggaagttgaacaggtattgaatccccattgaacagctAAGGAAAGTGAGACAGGGATAGGTTAAGTGgcacaaagttacacagcagaaacgtggccgagcagggattagaacctgggtcctgggaCTTCCAGGcttctgctgtttccactaggacatgctattTCTCAATGTTtctcataccttccttcctccttagactgcaatattctggaggagagggggaagtgtTTATTTATTCTTTGTAGTATCTCAATAATTTAGCATTtctcagtgagcactcagtcaataccaactgactggctgattgattgatgggtaagtGGATAGTGCAGTTCACCCTTCCTCTGGAGGAgctcataactac belongs to Tachyglossus aculeatus isolate mTacAcu1 chromosome 18, mTacAcu1.pri, whole genome shotgun sequence and includes:
- the LOC119940051 gene encoding olfactory receptor 6C3-like, coding for MHQLAEFPRVLDEFWGKPAGSSPLEDRSSQREQATMGNGTGVTEFIFVGLTDDPQLQAPLFFVLFLTYALSVTGNLTHRHPHLLDSHLRTPHSAGPLHYKTVMSGGFCALLVLCCGLAGFLVVFPPVIILLHHDFCSSNIINHFICDSSPMLQLSCSDTRFLELMAFLLALGTLLVTLALVTASYTAIIRAILRLPSAQQRRKAFSTCSSHVIVVSITYGSCIFMYIKPSAKARVELTKVVAVLNTSIAPMLNPFIYTLRNEQVKQALRALVQRIVFSSRKWLPKLMEYHSSLIFHTCQTTTLCRYKTLLKYHFLQEF